In Odocoileus virginianus isolate 20LAN1187 ecotype Illinois chromosome 5, Ovbor_1.2, whole genome shotgun sequence, a single window of DNA contains:
- the DUSP23 gene encoding dual specificity protein phosphatase 23 encodes MGVQPPNFSWVLPSRLAGLALPRLPAHYQFLLDQGVRHLVSLTERGPPHSDSCPGLTLHRLRIPDFCPPGPEQIDRFVKIVDEANARGEAVAVHCALGFGRTGTMLACYLVKERGLAAGDAIAEIRRLRPGSIETYEQEKAVFQFYQRTK; translated from the exons ATGGGCGTGCAGCCCCCCAACTTCTCGTGGGTGCTGCCCAGCCGGCTGGCGGGGCTGGCGCTGCCCCGGCTCCCCGCCCACTACCAGTTCCTGCTGGACCAAGGTGTACGGCATCTGGTGTCCCTGACGGAGCGCGGGCCCCCGCACAGCGACAGCTGTCCCGGCCTCACCCTGCACCGGCTGCGCATCCCAGACTTCTGCCCGCCGGGCCCGGAGCAGATCGACCGCTTCGTGAAGATCGTCGACGAGGCCAACGCCAGGGGAGAG GCGGTGGCCGTGCACTGTGCCCTGGGCTTTGGCCGCACTGGCACCATGCTAGCCTGTTACCTGGTGAAGGAGCGGGGCCTGGCTGCCGGAGATGCCATCGCTGAGATCCGGCGCCTTCGACCCGGCTCCATCGAGACCTATGAGCAAGAGAAGGCGGTCTTCCAGTTCTACCAGCGAACGAAATAA